The following are encoded in a window of Saccharothrix longispora genomic DNA:
- a CDS encoding S8 family peptidase, with protein sequence MHGHPGQPPQVAGPLPAPDGARLGQGKGVTVGVLDTGVSKTAEADHPLWLKGSFLPRADEVDAAYAHDDVFAVEGGHGTFVMGVVRQAAPGVRLDPERALDPAGLGTEEDFFRALTSFDERVQVVNISMGCFTLDDVASEPVRRAVAQLPADVVVVASAGNQGTNRPSWPAALSGVTAVAAVAQERDGARSPACYSNHGHWVDACAVGNRTSTFLKGRWQLPGLPAEVYDRFAYWLGTSFAAPHVAGRIAETMTTFGLSAVDARAKLLGGKPEFFPGYGIFVD encoded by the coding sequence ATGCACGGGCACCCCGGGCAGCCGCCGCAGGTGGCCGGGCCGCTGCCGGCCCCGGACGGGGCGCGGCTGGGCCAGGGGAAGGGCGTCACCGTCGGCGTGCTCGACACGGGCGTCTCCAAGACCGCCGAGGCCGACCACCCGCTGTGGCTCAAGGGCTCGTTCCTCCCGAGGGCCGACGAGGTCGATGCCGCCTACGCGCACGACGACGTGTTCGCCGTGGAGGGCGGGCACGGCACGTTCGTGATGGGCGTGGTGCGGCAGGCCGCGCCGGGCGTGCGCCTCGACCCGGAGCGCGCGCTGGACCCGGCGGGCCTGGGCACCGAGGAGGACTTCTTCCGGGCGCTGACGTCGTTCGACGAGCGGGTGCAGGTCGTCAACATCTCGATGGGGTGCTTCACGCTGGACGACGTGGCCTCCGAGCCGGTGCGCCGGGCGGTCGCCCAGCTGCCCGCCGACGTCGTGGTGGTGGCGTCCGCCGGCAACCAGGGCACGAACCGGCCGAGCTGGCCCGCCGCGCTGAGCGGGGTCACGGCGGTCGCCGCCGTCGCCCAGGAGCGTGACGGCGCGCGTTCACCCGCCTGCTACTCCAACCACGGCCACTGGGTGGACGCGTGCGCGGTCGGCAACCGGACCAGCACGTTCCTCAAGGGCCGGTGGCAGCTGCCGGGCCTGCCGGCGGAGGTCTACGACCGGTTCGCCTACTGGCTGGGCACGTCGTTCGCCGCGCCGCACGTGGCGGGCCGCATCGCCGAGACGATGACGACGTTCGGGTTGTCGGCGGTCGACGCCCGCGCGAAGCTGCTCGGCGGGAAGCCCGAGTTCTTCCCCGGCTACGGGATCTTCGTGGACTAG
- a CDS encoding IS630 family transposase has product MVVATAGETRPAHRGHPGPGPLDHRPGFEKTELRPHLRKSWNIPPRANAEFAARMEDVLAVYARPHDPARPVVCMDEKPFQLLGQVRDPLPARPGKDAREDSEYARCGTCSIFVWAEPLRGWRRVHALAQRTKIDWAGQVKHLLTVDYPDAETVVLVMDNLNTHGIASLYEAFEPGEAFALAQRLEIHHTPKHGSWLNIAEIELSALSRQCLDRRISDLDTLNAELAAWQHATNANQRGVDWQFTTDDARVKLRHLYPKG; this is encoded by the coding sequence GTGGTCGTTGCGACTGCTGGAGAAACACGTCCAGCTCACCGAGGACATCCCGGACCTGGACCACTCGACCATCGGCCGGGTTTTGAAAAAACGGAACTGCGTCCTCATCTGAGGAAGTCCTGGAACATCCCGCCGCGGGCCAACGCCGAGTTCGCCGCCCGCATGGAGGACGTCCTCGCCGTCTACGCCCGGCCGCACGACCCCGCCCGTCCCGTGGTGTGCATGGACGAGAAACCCTTCCAGCTCCTCGGCCAGGTCCGCGACCCGCTGCCGGCCCGGCCGGGCAAGGATGCCCGCGAGGACAGCGAATACGCCCGGTGCGGCACCTGCTCGATCTTCGTGTGGGCCGAGCCCTTACGCGGATGGCGCCGCGTGCACGCCCTGGCCCAGCGCACCAAGATCGACTGGGCAGGGCAGGTCAAACACCTGCTGACCGTGGACTATCCCGACGCCGAGACCGTGGTACTGGTCATGGACAACCTCAACACCCACGGCATCGCCTCGCTCTACGAGGCCTTCGAACCCGGCGAGGCCTTCGCCCTGGCCCAGCGCCTGGAGATCCACCACACCCCCAAACACGGGTCCTGGCTCAACATCGCCGAGATCGAACTGTCCGCACTGTCCCGGCAATGCCTCGACCGCCGCATCAGCGACCTCGACACCCTCAACGCCGAACTCGCCGCCTGGCAACACGCCACCAACGCCAACCAGCGGGGAGTCGACTGGCAGTTCACCACCGACGACGCACGCGTCAAACTCCGCCACCTATACCCCAAAGGTTAG
- a CDS encoding nucleoside deaminase translates to MLAVAVAEARAGLGEGGVPIGAALFTADGGLLGRGHNRRVQDGDASTHAETAAFRDAGRRASYRDTVMVTTLSPCWYCSGLVRQFGIPHVVIGEARTFHGGHDWLAEHGVRITLLDDPGCAGMMADFIAARPELWFEDIGQG, encoded by the coding sequence ATGCTGGCCGTGGCCGTGGCGGAAGCCCGCGCGGGACTGGGGGAGGGCGGCGTCCCGATCGGCGCGGCGCTCTTCACCGCCGACGGCGGGCTGCTCGGGCGCGGCCACAACCGGCGGGTCCAGGACGGGGACGCCTCCACCCACGCCGAGACCGCCGCGTTCCGCGACGCGGGCCGCCGGGCGTCCTACCGGGACACGGTCATGGTCACCACGCTGTCACCGTGCTGGTACTGCTCCGGGCTCGTCCGCCAGTTCGGCATCCCCCACGTGGTGATCGGCGAGGCCCGCACGTTCCACGGCGGTCACGACTGGCTCGCCGAGCACGGCGTGCGCATCACCCTGCTGGACGACCCGGGGTGCGCGGGGATGATGGCCGACTTCATCGCGGCCAGGCCCGAACTCTGGTTCGAGGACATCGGGCAGGGATGA
- a CDS encoding STAS domain-containing protein, producing the protein MPDPAATLASVRVERPADGVVVLHVSGELDTSSADELARPLKEHLVENVRGVVVDLGGVRFLGSAGLESLVVGNQRADSLGVALVLVATTRATVRPIQATGLDAVFTVVGSVEEALARF; encoded by the coding sequence GTGCCAGATCCCGCGGCGACGCTCGCTTCCGTGCGGGTCGAGAGGCCGGCGGACGGCGTGGTGGTGCTGCACGTGTCCGGTGAGTTGGACACGAGCAGCGCCGACGAGCTGGCCCGACCGCTGAAGGAGCACCTGGTCGAGAACGTGCGGGGCGTTGTCGTCGATCTCGGCGGCGTGCGCTTCCTCGGCTCGGCCGGACTGGAGTCGTTGGTCGTGGGCAACCAGCGCGCGGACTCCCTCGGAGTCGCGCTGGTGCTCGTCGCCACGACCCGGGCGACCGTGCGGCCGATCCAGGCGACCGGACTGGACGCGGTGTTCACCGTCGTCGGTTCGGTCGAGGAGGCGCTGGCCCGCTTCTAG
- a CDS encoding carboxylate-amine ligase, translated as MTQPWTVGVEQEFLLVDPESRRPVPLAESVAQHAGARLDVQRELTPFQIEVATPVCETTEQLMEQVLLGRTHLAKAAHAAGCRLMASSVPPIGTAGPPPGTDDPRYRLMEYSHRKMIGGSGVCGMHVHVGVPDPDTAIRIGNALRPWLPTLLALSANSPIEQAEDTGYASWRSIVWSRWPISGPPPHLGSAAEYEARVAALEATEVLLDTGMVYWDVRPSEQHPTVEVRVTDVPLTAHEAVVIAELIRAFARTAAESADAAPVDDLLLKAAYWRASRDGVDGLAVDPRDGRLLPARDLVAEMARWCENALDDAGAVSLVQDHLEWLRSHGSGAARQRRAFGASPDARELVDLVLAETVDEGR; from the coding sequence ATGACACAGCCGTGGACGGTCGGGGTCGAGCAGGAGTTCCTGCTCGTGGACCCCGAATCCCGCCGACCCGTGCCGCTGGCCGAGTCCGTGGCGCAGCACGCCGGGGCGCGGCTGGACGTGCAGCGGGAGCTGACGCCGTTCCAGATCGAGGTCGCCACGCCGGTGTGCGAGACCACCGAGCAGCTGATGGAGCAGGTGCTGCTGGGCCGGACCCACCTGGCGAAGGCCGCGCACGCCGCGGGCTGCCGGCTGATGGCCTCGTCGGTGCCGCCGATCGGCACGGCCGGGCCGCCGCCGGGCACGGACGACCCCCGCTATCGTCTGATGGAGTACTCCCACCGCAAGATGATCGGCGGCTCCGGCGTCTGCGGGATGCACGTCCACGTCGGCGTGCCGGACCCGGACACCGCGATCCGCATCGGCAACGCGCTGCGCCCGTGGCTCCCGACGCTGCTCGCGCTGAGCGCGAACTCGCCCATCGAGCAGGCCGAGGACACCGGGTACGCGAGCTGGCGGTCGATCGTCTGGTCGCGCTGGCCGATCAGCGGCCCGCCGCCGCACCTGGGGTCGGCCGCCGAGTACGAGGCGCGGGTCGCCGCGCTGGAGGCGACCGAGGTGCTGCTGGACACGGGCATGGTCTACTGGGACGTCCGGCCGTCCGAGCAGCACCCGACCGTCGAGGTGCGGGTCACCGACGTCCCGCTGACGGCGCACGAGGCGGTGGTGATCGCCGAGCTGATCAGGGCCTTCGCCCGGACCGCCGCCGAGTCGGCCGACGCCGCGCCGGTGGACGACCTGCTGCTGAAGGCCGCCTACTGGCGTGCCTCGCGCGACGGCGTGGACGGCCTGGCGGTCGACCCGCGCGACGGCCGCCTGCTGCCCGCCCGCGACCTGGTGGCCGAGATGGCGCGCTGGTGTGAGAACGCTCTCGATGACGCGGGGGCAGTGTCTCTGGTCCAGGATCACCTGGAATGGTTGCGCAGTCACGGAAGTGGCGCGGCCCGGCAACGCCGCGCTTTCGGAGCGTCACCGGACGCCCGTGAACTGGTGGACCTGGTCTTGGCCGAAACGGTCGACGAGGGCCGTTGA
- a CDS encoding helix-turn-helix domain-containing protein, translating into MIRWTTTGVHPASSIMRARVLLALDTSAGEPDSKEVVAARLGVSGETLRLVARRFAETGGDVLATISRKKRDLPPVPSPVTGEVEARLIALACSAPPEGYARWSLRLLEKHVQLTEDIPDLDHSTIGRVLKKRNCVLI; encoded by the coding sequence TTGATCCGGTGGACCACGACGGGTGTGCATCCGGCGTCGTCGATCATGCGGGCCCGGGTGCTGCTCGCGCTGGACACCTCGGCAGGCGAGCCTGATTCGAAGGAAGTGGTCGCGGCGCGGCTCGGGGTCTCGGGCGAGACGCTGCGGCTGGTCGCCAGGCGGTTCGCCGAGACCGGCGGCGATGTCCTGGCCACGATCTCGCGCAAGAAGCGCGACCTTCCGCCGGTGCCGTCCCCGGTGACCGGGGAGGTGGAGGCCCGGCTGATTGCCCTGGCGTGCTCGGCGCCGCCGGAGGGGTATGCCCGGTGGTCGTTGCGACTGCTGGAGAAACACGTCCAGCTCACCGAGGACATCCCGGACCTGGACCACTCGACCATCGGCCGGGTTTTGAAAAAACGGAACTGCGTCCTCATCTGA
- a CDS encoding roadblock/LC7 domain-containing protein has translation MTSAAEELNNFSWLVDDFVSRVAGVAHAIVVSADGLLLASSERLPVDRAEQLAAVSSGLVSLNLGAARCFEAGDVKQTVVEMERGYLFLMSISDGSCLAVLAAPNCDIGLIGYAMTRLVERVGIQLTPEIRSRLHVAMRS, from the coding sequence GTGACCTCCGCAGCCGAAGAACTGAACAACTTCAGTTGGCTGGTCGACGACTTCGTCAGCCGGGTCGCGGGCGTGGCGCACGCGATCGTGGTCTCGGCGGACGGCCTGTTGCTCGCGTCCTCGGAGCGCCTCCCGGTCGACCGCGCCGAGCAGCTCGCGGCCGTCTCGTCGGGCCTGGTCAGCCTGAACCTCGGGGCCGCGCGGTGCTTCGAGGCCGGTGACGTCAAGCAGACCGTCGTGGAGATGGAACGGGGCTACCTGTTCCTCATGTCCATCAGCGACGGGTCCTGCCTGGCCGTGCTGGCCGCACCGAACTGCGACATCGGCCTCATCGGCTACGCCATGACGCGACTGGTCGAGCGGGTCGGCATCCAGCTGACCCCGGAGATCCGGTCGCGGCTCCACGTGGCGATGCGCAGCTGA
- a CDS encoding GTP-binding protein, with protein sequence MSGRAPGRPGSPAVPSTSVTSTKIVVAGGFGVGKTTFVGSVSEIVPLTTEAVMTEASVGVDDLTSTPNKMTTTVAMDFGRVSLDSDLILYLFGTPGQHRFWFMWDDLVRGAIGAVVLVDTRRLSDAFASIDFFEDRELPYVVGVNCFDGLLHHRIEDIREALTIDQAVPIVPCDARNRQSTKQTLITLVQHAMRQPTFA encoded by the coding sequence ATGAGCGGTCGCGCTCCCGGACGGCCCGGGTCGCCCGCGGTGCCGAGCACGTCCGTCACGTCGACCAAGATCGTGGTGGCGGGCGGGTTCGGCGTCGGCAAGACGACCTTCGTCGGCTCGGTGTCGGAGATCGTCCCGCTGACCACCGAGGCGGTGATGACCGAGGCCAGCGTCGGCGTGGACGACCTGACGAGCACGCCGAACAAGATGACCACCACGGTGGCCATGGACTTCGGCCGCGTCTCGCTCGACAGCGACCTGATCCTGTACCTGTTCGGCACCCCCGGCCAGCACCGCTTCTGGTTCATGTGGGACGACCTGGTGCGGGGCGCGATCGGCGCGGTCGTGCTGGTCGACACCCGCAGGCTGTCCGACGCGTTCGCCTCGATCGACTTCTTCGAGGACCGCGAACTGCCGTACGTGGTGGGCGTGAACTGCTTCGACGGCCTGCTGCACCACCGCATCGAGGACATCCGGGAGGCGCTGACGATCGACCAGGCGGTGCCGATCGTCCCGTGCGACGCGCGCAACCGGCAGTCGACCAAGCAGACGCTGATCACGCTGGTGCAGCACGCCATGCGGCAGCCGACGTTCGCCTGA
- a CDS encoding RNA polymerase sigma factor, whose product MTPASPIGALVGAAADGDQRAWHEIIDRYTPLVLSVVYRHRLRPADAADVNQTVWLRLVEQIGRLREADALPGWIATTTRNECLRVLRAQQRLQPYDPLSEDEPASPVDAVADLDEEMEASQRLQALRDGFRALPAQCRELLAKLMADPPPSYAAVSEELAMPVGSIGPTRIRCLDKLRKTPAVHRLFSPRPGGGGVVGVDGRSGVGKR is encoded by the coding sequence GTGACCCCTGCATCGCCGATCGGCGCGCTGGTGGGCGCCGCCGCGGACGGGGACCAGCGCGCCTGGCACGAGATCATCGACCGGTACACGCCGCTGGTGCTGTCGGTGGTCTACAGGCACCGGCTGCGCCCGGCGGACGCCGCGGACGTCAACCAGACCGTGTGGCTGCGGCTGGTCGAGCAGATCGGCAGGCTGCGGGAAGCCGACGCGCTGCCGGGGTGGATCGCCACGACCACCCGCAACGAGTGCCTGCGCGTCCTGCGCGCGCAGCAGCGCCTCCAGCCCTACGACCCGCTGTCCGAGGACGAGCCGGCCAGCCCGGTGGACGCGGTCGCGGACCTGGACGAGGAGATGGAGGCGTCGCAGCGGCTCCAGGCGCTGCGCGACGGCTTCCGGGCGCTGCCCGCGCAGTGCCGCGAGCTGCTGGCCAAGCTGATGGCGGACCCGCCGCCGAGCTACGCGGCGGTCAGCGAGGAGCTGGCGATGCCGGTGGGCAGCATCGGGCCCACCCGCATCAGGTGCCTGGACAAGCTGCGGAAGACCCCCGCGGTGCACCGGTTGTTCAGCCCGAGACCTGGTGGAGGAGGTGTGGTCGGTGTCGACGGTCGATCCGGGGTGGGAAAGCGATGA
- a CDS encoding CHAT domain-containing protein, whose product MAAESAAAAALDARQRDPRAAIEMGRSALRAARLSGDAEEASTAERAIGLSLRELHDFDGALRHLRRSVRIAEGVGSARLAALARVSLAFVLSTTGRHAQALRAVNEALGALDGGDADIARMQRGLVLHYLCRYDEAQREYNSAIEAARRTGDRLGEARARNNRGLLRAYTGGLKAADEDFDRAAALYRSLGQELAVADVRWNAGISASRAGDVPRALTMFAEAEREYRRLAVPRPALLINRLELLVSVPLLEEARAAADRALEEMVGDLVLARSEAQFYRARIALLEGDLERAVEMAVSARRGFRRERREVWEASARHVELRAAYLSGQRTRGLVTALVRVASRLEAFGWRMAGLEARVDAALVARDLGDRRRAVAELTTAGAARRGGTAAHRVQGWYAEALRRDLLGNARGAQIALRRGLGLLDEYRVSLGAVELRASSGAQGKALAFEGLRTAVAGGHAGRVLSWAEAWRAGAMRMTPARPPEDSGLADALAELRAVSADLEIALLAGKPSAGLRQRQVRGEQRVRDLTRQTSGGGAVFKPPAVRDLAQALGERALVEYVDYDGDLLAVVVAGGRASLHRLGPLDGALREVRLLRFALHRLVTLPGHLDRTAVRGGADHTARLLDTRLLAPLRRRLDDRPLVLAPTGQLGGLPWSALPGCRGRSVTVVPSATVWLRAALSSVVPHDRAVLAAGPRLPAAPTEIAAIAPLAGGASVLVGADATVDAVAAAMDGAPLAHVAAHGSFRADNPLFSALELADGPLTVHDLERLRRPPALVVLSACDSGLSAVRPGDELMGFTAALLGLGTRTLVAPVVPVPAEVTTPLMVDLHRRLGKGDPPAVALARAQEAHRDTGHEAYAASAGFLCFGA is encoded by the coding sequence GTGGCAGCGGAATCCGCCGCGGCGGCGGCGCTGGACGCCCGGCAACGGGACCCGCGCGCGGCGATCGAGATGGGCCGTTCGGCGCTGCGGGCCGCGCGGCTCTCCGGCGACGCCGAGGAGGCGTCGACCGCCGAACGCGCCATCGGCCTGTCGCTGCGCGAGCTGCACGACTTCGACGGCGCGCTGCGGCACCTGCGCCGCTCCGTCCGCATCGCCGAGGGCGTCGGTTCCGCGCGGCTCGCCGCGCTGGCCCGGGTGAGCCTCGCGTTCGTGCTGTCCACCACCGGCAGGCACGCCCAAGCGCTGCGCGCGGTCAACGAGGCGCTCGGCGCGCTCGACGGCGGCGACGCCGACATCGCCCGCATGCAGCGCGGCCTCGTGCTGCACTACCTGTGCCGCTACGACGAGGCGCAGCGCGAGTACAACTCGGCCATCGAGGCCGCCCGCCGCACCGGCGACCGGCTCGGCGAGGCCCGCGCCCGCAACAACCGCGGCCTGCTGCGCGCCTACACCGGCGGTCTGAAGGCGGCCGACGAGGACTTCGACCGCGCCGCCGCCCTGTACCGGTCGCTGGGCCAGGAGCTGGCCGTGGCCGACGTGCGGTGGAACGCGGGCATCTCCGCCTCCCGGGCGGGCGACGTGCCGCGTGCCCTGACGATGTTCGCCGAGGCCGAGCGCGAGTACCGGCGGCTGGCCGTGCCGCGTCCCGCGCTGCTGATCAACCGGCTGGAGCTGCTGGTGTCCGTGCCGCTGCTGGAGGAGGCCCGCGCGGCGGCCGACCGGGCGCTGGAGGAGATGGTCGGCGACCTCGTGCTGGCCCGCTCCGAGGCCCAGTTCTACCGGGCGCGCATCGCGTTGCTGGAGGGCGACCTGGAGCGCGCCGTGGAGATGGCGGTGTCGGCGCGCAGGGGTTTCCGGCGCGAGCGGCGCGAGGTGTGGGAGGCGAGCGCCCGGCACGTCGAGCTGCGCGCCGCCTACCTCAGCGGGCAGCGCACCCGCGGGCTGGTGACCGCGCTCGTGCGCGTGGCGTCCCGGCTGGAGGCCTTCGGCTGGCGCATGGCGGGGCTGGAGGCGCGGGTCGACGCCGCGCTCGTCGCCCGCGACCTGGGCGACCGGCGGCGTGCCGTGGCCGAGCTGACCACGGCGGGGGCGGCCCGGCGCGGCGGCACGGCGGCGCACCGCGTGCAGGGCTGGTACGCCGAGGCGCTGCGCCGCGACCTGCTCGGCAACGCCCGCGGCGCGCAGATCGCGCTGCGCCGCGGGCTCGGGCTGCTCGACGAGTACCGGGTGTCCCTGGGCGCGGTCGAGCTGCGCGCGTCGAGCGGCGCCCAGGGCAAGGCGCTGGCGTTCGAGGGGTTGCGCACGGCCGTCGCCGGCGGCCACGCGGGGCGCGTGCTGTCGTGGGCGGAGGCGTGGCGGGCGGGCGCCATGCGGATGACGCCCGCCCGACCGCCGGAGGACTCCGGGCTCGCCGACGCCCTCGCCGAGCTGCGCGCGGTGAGCGCCGACCTGGAGATCGCGCTGCTGGCCGGCAAGCCGTCCGCCGGGCTGCGCCAGCGCCAGGTCCGCGGCGAGCAGCGCGTGCGCGACCTGACCCGGCAGACCAGCGGCGGCGGCGCGGTGTTCAAGCCGCCCGCGGTGCGCGACCTCGCCCAGGCTCTCGGCGAGCGGGCGCTGGTCGAGTACGTCGACTACGACGGCGACCTGCTGGCCGTGGTCGTCGCCGGGGGACGCGCCTCGCTGCACCGGCTCGGGCCGCTCGACGGGGCGCTGCGCGAGGTGCGGCTGCTCAGGTTCGCCCTGCACCGGCTCGTCACCCTGCCCGGGCACCTCGACCGGACCGCCGTGCGCGGCGGGGCCGACCACACCGCCCGGCTGCTCGACACCCGCCTGCTCGCCCCGCTGCGCCGACGCCTCGACGACCGGCCGCTCGTGCTCGCGCCCACCGGCCAGCTCGGCGGCCTGCCCTGGTCGGCGCTGCCCGGCTGCCGCGGGCGGTCGGTGACCGTGGTGCCGTCGGCGACGGTGTGGCTGCGCGCGGCGCTGTCGTCCGTCGTCCCGCACGACCGGGCGGTGCTGGCCGCCGGCCCCCGGCTGCCCGCCGCGCCCACCGAGATCGCCGCCATCGCGCCGCTCGCCGGTGGGGCCTCGGTGCTGGTGGGCGCGGACGCGACGGTCGACGCGGTGGCCGCCGCGATGGACGGCGCGCCGCTGGCCCACGTCGCCGCGCACGGCTCGTTCCGCGCCGACAACCCGCTGTTCTCCGCCCTGGAGCTGGCCGACGGACCCCTCACCGTCCACGACCTGGAGCGCCTGCGCCGCCCGCCCGCGCTGGTCGTGCTGTCGGCGTGCGACTCGGGCCTGTCGGCGGTGCGGCCGGGGGACGAGCTGATGGGCTTCACGGCGGCGTTGCTGGGCCTGGGCACCCGGACCCTGGTCGCGCCGGTCGTGCCCGTGCCGGCGGAGGTGACCACGCCGTTGATGGTGGACCTGCACCGGAGGCTGGGGAAGGGCGACCCGCCGGCGGTGGCGTTGGCCCGCGCGCAGGAGGCCCACCGCGACACGGGTCACGAGGCCTACGCGGCGAGCGCGGGCTTCCTCTGCTTCGGGGCCTGA